From bacterium, a single genomic window includes:
- a CDS encoding glycosyltransferase family 2 protein produces MKALALSIIIPCHNEEGNLPALIADIRKVMDDRREKYEILVVDDASTDGTVETAKNAGAKVVSHPYNIGNGAAVKTGIRAAGGEIVLMMDGDGQHRPEVIPQILEELMS; encoded by the coding sequence ATGAAGGCTCTTGCTCTTTCAATAATAATTCCCTGCCACAACGAGGAAGGGAACCTGCCGGCCCTGATAGCCGACATCCGGAAGGTCATGGATGACCGACGGGAAAAATACGAGATACTCGTCGTTGATGACGCATCCACAGACGGGACAGTGGAAACCGCAAAGAACGCCGGGGCGAAGGTCGTTTCCCACCCCTACAATATCGGCAACGGTGCCGCGGTGAAAACGGGCATCCGGGCCGCTGGCGGCGAAATCGTCCTCATGATGGACGGGGACGGCCAGCACCGGCCCGAGGTCATCCCCCAGATCCTGGAAGAGCTGATGAGCCA
- a CDS encoding GntR family transcriptional regulator: MKAYLRELAAEFNVSTNSVRTELNILTDNKILVAEQDGRKPRPGF, translated from the coding sequence ATGAAAGCTTACCTGCGTGAGCTCGCCGCCGAATTCAACGTGTCCACCAACTCCGTGAGAACAGAGCTGAATATTCTGACTGACAACAAGATACTGGTGGCTGAACAAGATGGACGAAAGCCCCGGCCCGGGTTTTAA